In the genome of Paenibacillus pabuli, one region contains:
- a CDS encoding NADPH-dependent FMN reductase, with protein MKLIGLSGSLIGSKTPAGVDAVLQFVKNNHPEIEVELIDLRDYKGIEFCDGRKLEDYNEDTQMVVQKLIEADFYVIGTPIYQSSLTGVLKNVFDLLPVQSVYNKVMGFIATGGTYQHYLVVENQLKPIAGFFRSYVAPSYVYLNSDHFDAENNINDTEALSRLEKLAEELVFMQTQLKPSSR; from the coding sequence GTGAAATTAATCGGTTTGTCCGGGTCACTGATTGGATCAAAGACACCAGCGGGTGTGGATGCTGTACTCCAATTCGTGAAAAATAATCATCCCGAAATTGAAGTGGAGCTCATTGACCTAAGAGATTATAAAGGGATCGAATTTTGCGATGGTCGCAAGTTGGAGGATTACAATGAAGATACCCAGATGGTGGTCCAAAAATTGATTGAGGCTGACTTTTACGTGATTGGCACACCCATATATCAATCCTCTCTGACAGGCGTACTGAAGAATGTATTCGACCTTCTGCCCGTGCAGAGCGTTTACAATAAAGTGATGGGTTTTATAGCAACCGGAGGCACCTATCAGCATTATTTGGTAGTGGAAAATCAATTAAAACCGATTGCTGGCTTTTTCCGCTCCTATGTTGCCCCAAGCTATGTATATCTGAATAGTGATCATTTTGATGCTGAGAACAACATTAATGATACGGAAGCTCTGAGTAGGCTGGAAAAATTGGCTGAGGAACTGGTCTTCATGCAGACTCAATTAAAACCTTCATCCCGCTGA
- a CDS encoding PQQ-binding-like beta-propeller repeat protein encodes MLKTKKNQQFTNLKGQLFRCIVASITAVGLLSLEGNALILSQAHADAPDVSVRNWYSYLGISVPELKPSWTAQVDNYLNINEPYIGHQAVAEEGKVFTFADSKLISLDAKTGKRLWSYGKGLTPYVVYHNNVIYGLTGDHKPYALNAKTGKVIWQSGSSTWIDTRNRTEMLVPTGDTLYIIQGSTTFAFDMKKGKLKWRADEPLGEGNGTDYLEESNGVVLRTFYVQGALTSIQLNAYDKKTGKKLWDNFGQGEALQIKDGLVYSVDYHSSRLTEYQSKPERKVSVNAYNLKTGVQKGSLEYNWKMNGAPPYDYGYGSVFASNGKLYIEQGDRVAEYKFDNYTANADPLRTYPRPFYKENGLSLGIVQERLIYKNETTGELAGIKLVNGQEIKWYGDAPVAQISVYGKGMYRTQRNGTMLGINMLTTTPVFRVTTGADLHEATLKTEGMIIIQAEGKLLGVKLPASLR; translated from the coding sequence ATGCTCAAAACGAAAAAGAATCAACAGTTTACGAATTTGAAAGGTCAACTATTCCGATGTATCGTCGCAAGCATTACAGCTGTGGGGCTTCTTTCTCTGGAGGGGAACGCCTTAATTCTGTCTCAGGCTCATGCAGACGCACCTGATGTTTCGGTACGCAACTGGTACTCCTATCTAGGGATATCGGTACCCGAACTTAAGCCTTCCTGGACTGCACAAGTGGACAATTATTTGAATATTAACGAACCTTATATTGGTCATCAGGCAGTAGCAGAAGAAGGTAAGGTATTCACTTTCGCCGATAGCAAACTGATTTCATTGGATGCAAAGACAGGCAAACGGCTATGGTCTTACGGAAAAGGATTAACACCCTATGTTGTTTATCATAATAACGTCATTTACGGTCTCACTGGGGATCATAAGCCTTATGCTTTGAACGCGAAGACTGGAAAAGTGATATGGCAATCAGGCTCATCCACCTGGATCGATACACGGAATCGTACAGAAATGTTAGTTCCGACTGGTGATACGCTTTATATTATCCAAGGCAGTACAACATTTGCATTTGATATGAAGAAGGGCAAGCTAAAGTGGAGGGCTGACGAGCCGCTTGGCGAAGGAAACGGTACCGATTACCTGGAGGAATCTAATGGCGTTGTGCTTCGAACCTTTTATGTACAGGGGGCACTTACGTCCATCCAACTAAATGCATATGACAAGAAGACAGGCAAAAAGTTATGGGACAATTTCGGTCAAGGAGAAGCACTTCAAATTAAAGACGGTCTCGTGTATTCGGTTGATTATCATTCTTCCAGACTGACAGAATATCAATCAAAACCGGAACGTAAAGTGAGTGTAAATGCCTATAACCTCAAAACTGGCGTACAAAAAGGGAGCCTTGAATACAACTGGAAAATGAACGGTGCTCCACCATATGACTATGGGTACGGGAGTGTATTTGCAAGCAATGGAAAGTTATACATTGAACAAGGAGATCGGGTAGCGGAATACAAATTCGACAATTATACAGCTAATGCGGATCCGCTTCGGACTTATCCGCGCCCTTTTTATAAAGAAAACGGGCTGTCGCTTGGTATCGTGCAGGAAAGGCTGATATACAAAAATGAAACAACGGGTGAACTAGCGGGCATCAAGCTGGTGAATGGACAGGAAATCAAGTGGTATGGCGACGCACCTGTTGCTCAGATTAGCGTGTACGGTAAAGGAATGTACCGGACGCAGCGTAACGGAACAATGTTAGGGATTAATATGTTGACTACTACACCGGTCTTTCGGGTAACCACCGGGGCAGATTTACACGAAGCGACGCTGAAGACAGAAGGTATGATCATAATACAGGCGGAGGGTAAACTCCTCGGTGTAAAGCTGCCAGCATCGCTGAGATAA
- a CDS encoding RNA polymerase sigma factor: MSGAHDTNPVYPDEQESITIFENTYEQYRQRISKYFSLKLNPLVADDLTQQVFLKAVENIHSFKGSSNIFTWIFKIAQNTVKNEYRRLSRQKESPYDFTDYESQSISLEFTKHVDIRIDIGSALQKLDEIDQEIIALRFFVDCTLPEISKIVGRRESAVKNRLYRALQKLKKELKEWGDITIMSIQDLISIVNKGENEDTNDRTKKVHQDVFDELNNSVERVSTKYKHQPSQKVVIEIYPDLPTFHEAVGETDAPNWFMGTYEGRTLKIVSPLNPGPEHTYQSILKGTVHLFAMWLISDINPAAPKWIRQGIGGYEAKQMSQDFIKGSTEDNIRNQSIPSFDELNNDTWDFETMKGFQFSYMMVEFVVERYGIDALNKLIRTPKDFEGIFQCSETELYEQWVKYIEI, encoded by the coding sequence ATGTCAGGAGCTCATGACACGAACCCTGTTTATCCGGATGAACAGGAAAGCATCACCATCTTTGAGAACACGTATGAGCAATATCGTCAAAGAATTAGCAAATACTTCTCACTGAAATTGAACCCTTTGGTTGCCGATGATTTGACCCAACAGGTATTTTTGAAAGCAGTCGAAAATATTCACAGCTTTAAAGGAAGCTCAAATATATTCACCTGGATCTTTAAGATTGCTCAGAACACGGTGAAGAACGAATATCGCAGGTTATCACGACAAAAAGAATCTCCTTATGATTTTACAGATTATGAATCGCAATCGATCTCTCTTGAATTTACGAAGCATGTGGATATTCGAATTGATATTGGCTCTGCGTTACAAAAGCTGGATGAGATTGATCAGGAAATTATTGCATTACGCTTTTTCGTTGACTGCACCTTGCCCGAAATATCCAAGATCGTTGGACGACGGGAAAGCGCGGTAAAGAACAGACTGTACCGGGCTTTGCAAAAATTAAAAAAAGAACTGAAAGAGTGGGGGGATATTACTATCATGTCTATTCAAGACCTGATTTCCATTGTAAATAAAGGTGAAAACGAAGATACGAATGATCGTACGAAGAAAGTTCACCAAGATGTGTTCGATGAGCTTAACAATAGTGTTGAACGAGTGTCGACCAAATATAAACATCAGCCATCACAAAAAGTAGTTATAGAAATTTATCCCGATCTGCCAACGTTTCATGAGGCTGTAGGAGAAACAGATGCTCCCAATTGGTTTATGGGCACATATGAAGGGCGTACTCTGAAAATTGTCTCTCCATTGAACCCGGGACCGGAGCATACGTATCAATCCATTCTGAAAGGTACAGTCCACTTGTTCGCCATGTGGCTAATCAGCGACATTAATCCTGCAGCTCCGAAATGGATCAGACAGGGTATTGGAGGCTATGAAGCTAAACAGATGTCCCAAGATTTCATTAAAGGTTCAACGGAAGATAATATTCGTAACCAGTCGATTCCATCTTTTGATGAATTAAATAATGATACATGGGATTTTGAAACGATGAAAGGTTTTCAGTTCTCTTATATGATGGTGGAATTTGTGGTTGAGCGATACGGAATAGATGCATTAAACAAACTAATTCGCACTCCTAAAGATTTCGAAGGGATCTTTCAATGCAGTGAGACTGAACTGTATGAGCAATGGGTGAAGTATATAGAAATATAA